Proteins from one Podospora pseudocomata strain CBS 415.72m chromosome 4, whole genome shotgun sequence genomic window:
- a CDS encoding hypothetical protein (EggNog:ENOG503P145) — MGYTSRDEETAIQLTTLSSQSNNNDGQNEDIMRVVNRAASQRSKASVTSLHVFPLRTVTPENLKGLCAALWDWDMCPGCFEDTTCQNPTSCPWSQRSDRLMPFFDIYRRLTRGYVPEDFEQDSQAAVLSCHEDLFELITKLRVYGRDTSREAFRKFVFEERGVPRGDQDRAIDLALRIMTMTSPQPSMEDELHSRVHNHTDLGSDTFKIEETFPVRVHPSLQETDRHAHAVKKGLQAHNLVQKAGLKLEKTDDLREHLKLDESQGVVKIFSWSSILKENLLLPFTAHDRQDNTCAPPPLPRPLALETLHTLHLLFPPSSPKSQSLLRSLVSKSGFDPDILRFKTSGLSAFELGPEEREKVMKFGVWGSRLMDLYDEIENPKPRSGLDVWLERRSKSRHVMMATIAGVMAAVVLGVLGLGVGVFQAWISWQTWRLEREQLERGG; from the exons ATGGGGTATACTTCACGCGACGAAGAGACAGCCATCCAACTCACAACCTTGTCCTCCCAATCAAACAATAACGACGGCCAGAATGAAGACATCATGAGGGTAGTCAACAGAGCCGCCTCTCAGCGTTCCAAAGCTTCCGTCACCAGTTTACACGTTTTCCCGCTTCGAACTGTAACTCCTGAGAATCTCAAGGGGTTATGTGCTGCGCTCTGGGACTGGGATATGTGCCCTGGCTGTTTTGAGGACACAACCTGCCAAAACCCGACATCATGCCCCTGGTCTCAGCGAAGCGATAGGTTAATGCCATTTTTCGACATCTACCGACGGCTTACACGGGGTTACGTACCCGAGGACTTTGAACAGGACAGCCAAGCGGCGGTGTTATCTTGTCATGAGGATCTGTTCGAGCTGATCACGAAACTGCGAGTCTACGGGCGGGATACCAGCAGGGAGGCCTTTCGGAAGTTTGTTTTCGAGGAGAGGGGTGTGCCGAGGGGAGATCAGGATAGGGCTATTGATCTCGCGTTGCGCATCATGACGATGACCAGTCCGCAACCCTCGATGGAGGACGAGCTTCACAGCAGGGTTCATAATCATACCGACTTAGGATCTGACACGTTTAAGATTGAGGAGACTTTTCCGGTTCGGGTCCACCCCTCCCTTCAGGAAACCGACCGGCACGCGCATGCTGTCAAAAAGGGGCTGCAGGCTCACAATTTGGTCCAGAAAGCGGGTTTGAAGTTGGAAAAGACTGATGACCTGCGTGAGCACCTCAAACTGGATGAATCACAAGGCGTGGTGAAGATCTTTTCCTGGAGCTCAATCCTCAAAgaaaacctcctcctccccttcaccgcCCACGACAGACAAGATAACACCTgcgccccccctcctcttccccgccCCCTAGCCCTCGAAACCCTCCACAcgctccacctcctcttccccccctcctcccccaaatcccaatcCCTTCTCCGATCCCTAGTCTCCAAATCGGGCTTCGACCCGGATATCCTCCGGTTTAAAACATCCGGCCTCTCAGCATTTGAACTCGGGCcggaagagagggaaaaagtGATGAAATTTGGTGTCtgggggtcgaggttgatggatcTGTACGACGAGATTGAGAACCCGAAGCCGAGGTCGGGGCTGGATGTTTGGCttgagaggaggagcaagagcagGCATGTGATGATGGCTACTATTGCGGGCGttatggcggcggtggtgttgggggttttggggttgggggtgggggtttttCAGGCTTG GATTTCGTGGCAGAcgtggaggttggagagggaacAGTTGGAGAGAGGGGGTTAG
- a CDS encoding hypothetical protein (EggNog:ENOG503P39Q; COG:S) yields MSDTTTEEDEEVHPMRYSQGDLAILSAEVYNPGFSYNTSTKAQVSKKGRPAASNSDTGPRKRAKTQATETENEPEEKKRSRGRPRLDVKDVSPKDRRRTQVRLAQRAYRNRKEEAIQTLEKQVQELKEKNQEMNNAFLRLSDFATSMGFLEQLPEFGHQLRLTTERFLSLAKSTTGQEGNSGQQASTSSDGSSSRDRSESAPAHPQIPSTVADKPPQQQTHVYGGLMVSHESASQPTSIVSALPHDFGQSMPSTALGYEIVTHPTLTNASFPFQTTPDSTFLDQFTTPGLHSSLPAPRSYAPHEITFGRRLQRFAIEKALVLISMPDPPENRITRVFGFCLLFETPDLIKRRLARQVARNAQDTLHNWQFPFHHLGGAGTHYDVTTGITSQRIGNQGTSDVLKPANTSGFATGPFSPEVNRIRDNALDKNMRIETPGFGGDLFDPDEVEIYLQERGVIIPSGTDFITAEVDPTAFDTPESGKYPFKSAPGAHLEFSSLSSPLTAGCASRPPMPSSNTFGDQSRESGWGNHMTTGGNVKIDSLGSFSQARSYTMGVPSTSHDAELRNLFAFPGGMESNGGFGEGSQHQQSPLRQRVTVDVHQFIKGMVSNATCLGRTPGFRREHINAAFWLAVQS; encoded by the exons ATGTCTGATACGACTAccgaggaagacgaagaggtcCACCCAATGCGTTACTCGCAAGGcgacctcgccatcctcagcGCCGAGGTCTACAACCCGGGCTTTTCCTACAACACATCTACCAAGGCACAAGTGTCAAAGAAGGGACGACCTGCGGCATCAAATTCGGATACCGGTCCGAGGAAACGTGCAAAGAcccaggccaccgagacaGAGAATGAAccagaagaaaagaagcggTCAAGAGGGCGACCGCGCCTGGATGTGAAGGATGTGTCACCCAAAGAC CGCCGAAGAACACAGGTGCGCCTCGCTCAGCGGGCCTATCGCAACCGAAAGGAAGAGGCTATTCAGACTCTCGAAAAGCAAGTccaggagctcaaggagaagaaccAGGAGATGAACAATGCCTTTCTACGGCTGTCCGATTTCGCAACGAGTATGGGCTTCTTGGAGCAGTTACCAGAATTTGGACACCAGCTGCGCCTGACAACCGAGAGATTCCTGTCGCTGGCCAAGAGCACTACTGGTCAAGAAGGGAACAGCGGCCAACAGGCTTCTACTTCTAGTGACGGCTCGTCATCCCGAGACAGGTCGGAAAGCGCACCAGCCCACCCCCAGATCCCATCAACAGTCGCCGATaagccaccacaacaacaaacacatgTGTATGGCGGGCTCATGGTCAGCCATGAATCGGCTAGCCAGCCGACCAGCATTGTGTCCGCTCTCCCCCATGACTTTGGACAGTCCATGCCGTCAACGGCTCTTGGCTACGAAATTGTCACgcacccaaccctcaccaacgCTAGCTTTCCCTTCCAGACAACTCCAGACTCGACTTTCCTAGACCAGTTCACCACACCGGGTCTCCACAGCTCTCTCCCAGCGCCCCGGTCTTACGCCCCTCACGAGATCACATTCGGCCGAAGACTCCAACGATTCGCCATCGAGAAAGCTctcgtcctcatctccaTGCCGGACCCCCCCGAGAACCGGATCACCCGTGTCTTTGGCTTTTGTCTCCTCTTCGAAACACCCGACCTCATCAAGCGCCGTCTCGCCAGACAAGTAGCCCGCAACGCGCAAGACACCCTTCACAACTGGCAGTTTCCCTTCCACCATCTCGGCGGCGCCGGCACACACTACGATGTCACCACGGGAATCACCTCGCAGCGAATCGGCAACCAGGGCACAAGCGATGTTCTCAAACCAGCCAACACATCCGGCTTCGCGACCGGTCCATTCAGCCCAGAAGTGAACCGGATACGAGACAATGCCTTGGACAAAAACATGCGGATAGAAACCCCTGGATTCGGAGGGGACTTGTTCGACCCGGATGAGGTGGAGATTTATCTCCAGGAAAGGGGCGTTATTATTCCTTCCGGGACAGATTTCATCACGGCAGAGGTTGACCCAACGGCATTTGACACCCCAGAGTCGGGGAAGTATCCGTTCAAGAGTGCGCCGGGGGCACACCTGGAGTTTTCGTCACTTTCGAGTCCTTTGACGGCGGGGTGTGCTTCCCGACCGCCGATGCCGAGTAGTAATACCTTTGGAGATCAGTCGCGAGAGTCAGGCTGGGGGAATCACATGACTACCGGGGGAAACGTCAAGATTGATTCGCTGGGAAGCTTCTCACAGGCCCGATCATACACAATGGGCGTGCCGTCAACATCTCATGATGCTGAGTTGAGAAATTTGTTTGCTTTTCCGGGGGGTATGGAGAGCaatggtggttttggggaggggtcACAGCACCAACAGTCACCGCTGAGACAGAGGGTAACGGTTGATGTTCATCAGTTCATTAAGG GAATGGTAAGCAATGCCACCTGTTTAGGTCGAACACCTGGGTTCAGGCGGGAGCACATAAATGCAGCGTTTTGGCTGGCAGTGCAGAGTTAG
- a CDS encoding hypothetical protein (EggNog:ENOG503P0ZD; COG:T), whose amino-acid sequence MGDSGNGWQTVMPTTHSSIQRLSRDAWAELEACERQILNEWERTHTHWSGIGKHTPLDDHTEAKRLHTRFKLANDTPLGTGSFGVVQKVVYANNGRTICLARKQVRPPHRRFPISLLREEASVMEKLDHDHIVKLVGTYCISSNLYLLLWPVAVCNLDCLFNDIDHLKSGEGDREDIIKRLHTLDLHNLSAVDKRSQPNTGTCPLKYLQQAMGCVARAVAYCHQEKIRHLDLKPSNILLNPGRVYIADFGIAKDVGERDHTMTRGPAGTPKWRAPELNQVQCDWSMQAAEVYSLGLVLLNIATVIHGGDLADFDEIIADLTLRGRDDKINAYLPKLERLALATQEVQDVNAFTFAPKHTLHLVSQMLHLDAERRPSIFQVDAELIDLGGVEQVYHSHCCKKSARFVTDRINTKIRALVDERDRLKADHTNMAKRLEVLEAKDDTYESRILKERNAQAEYVARLQDLLKKEQSECKRLTAQLAEFQQTYKRQPRPTLPRPASDPAQGGLMMRMRPRTHPIPNDPAAPLSPPVKTQTKLAAPTTVPGSKLTYSQTAAGAVSSKPASPHLVAAAVPKAMSPHLLPRRDSLNPTMIPRRDSMNRLANTPSPGAATPGSPNPDLAGYTLRSRNSGSRLPQPVNPATPIRAGTPILNRDPSSTDSTTYSMNSSVFSRLESSKHSLAETSAAGTPAIGTPALNQERKNSHTAESYEHVDHGGSEGDQTLEMRYGLGITGMVRRESVSTRRNSILDSASVASSNIAATASMGSPHPSSSALSSPRAAHAHLDGHRSSMFKVPSMRTQQSWADVARKERR is encoded by the exons ATGGGTGATTCTGGCAATGGCTGGCAAACGGTGatgcccaccacccactcgAGTATACAGCGCCTTTCCCGCGACGCCTGGGCCGAGCTAGAAGCATGCGAACGACAGATTCTCAACGAGTGGGAGAGAACACATACACATTGGTCTGGAAT TGGCAAACACACACCTTTGGACGACCATACCGAAGCCAAGAGACTACACACTCGATTCAAACTCGCCAACGATACGCCGCTGGGAACCGGGAGCTTTGGAGTGGTGCAAAAGGTCGTCTACGCCAACAACGGTCGCACGATATGCCTGGCGAGGAAACAAGTGAGGCCGCCACATCGGCGCTTCCCAATATCACTGCTGCGGGAGGAGGCCAGTGTGATGGAAAAGCTGGACCATGATCACATCGTCAAGCTGGTTGGCACCTACTGCATTTCTAGCAATCTCTACCTGCTACTCTGGCCCGTCGCCGTGTGCAACCTGGATTGCCTGTTCAACGACATTGACCATCTCAAGTCGGGCGAAGGCGACCGCGAAGATATCATCAAACGCCTGCATACCCTTGACCTACATAACCTGAGCGCGGTGGATAAGAGAAGCCAGCCAAACACAGGAACATGCCCTCTGAAATACCTACAACAAGCGATGGGATGCGTTGCGCGAGCCGTCGCATACTGCCACCAGGAAAAGATCCGCCACCTCGACCTAAAACCTTCCAACATCCTGTTGAACCCCGGACGTGTCTACATCGCCGACTTTGGCATTGCAAAAGACGTGGGCGAACGAGATCACACAATGACCCGAGGACCTGCTGGAACCCCAAAATGGAGAGCCCCTGAACTCAACCAAGTGCAGTGCGACTGGTCCATGCAGGCGGCTGAAGTTTACTCGCTCGGCCTTGTCTTGCTGAACATCGCCACCGTTATCCATGGAGGGGACCTGGCTGATTTTGACGAAATTATTGCTGATCTAACGCTTCGAGGTCGCGATGACAAGATCAACGCCTACCTTCCCAAACTGGAGCGTTTGGCTCTGGCGACTCAGGAGGTCCAAGATGTCAACGCCTTCACCTTTGCACCAAAGCACACTCTGCACTTGGTGTCACAAATGCTCCATCTCGATGCCGAACGCCGACCATCCATTTTCCAGGTGGATGCTGAACTTATTGACCTGGGCGGCGTGGAACAAGTCTACCATTCGCATTGCTGCAAGAAGAGTGCCCGCTTTGTGACTGATCGGatcaacaccaagatcaGGGCTCTTGTTGACGAACGCGATCGCCTGAAAGCTGATCACACGAATATGGCCAAGCGCTTGGAGGTTCTGGAGGCCAAGGACGATACCTACGAGTCCCGGATTCTGAAAGAGCGAAACGCCCAGGCCGAGTACGTTGCCCGGCTCCAGGATCTTCTCAAGAAGGAACAAAGTGAATGCAAGCGCCTCACAGCACAACTTGCAGAATTCCAGCAAACGTACAAACGCCAACCGCgaccaaccctcccccgaccTGCCTCCGATCCAGCTCAAGGTGGCCTCATGATGCGAATGCGACCACGTACACATCCCATTCCCAATGATCCTGCAGCACCTTTGTCGCCTCCGGTTAAAACGCAGACAAAGCTTGCAGCACCAACTACTGTCCCTGGATCCAAGCTCACCTACTCGCAAACGGCCGCAGGCGCCGTCTCTTCCAAGCCTGCATCTCCCCATTTGGTAGCTGCCGCTGTCCCAAAGGCAATGTCTCCTCATCTACTGCCCCGACGAGATTCTCTCAATCCCACCATGATACCCCGTCGTGATTCGATGAATCGCCTCGCAAACACACCTTCGCCTGGCGCGGCCACTCCCGGTAGTCCGAACCCAGACCTTGCAGGCTACACCCTTCGTTCTCGGAATTCTGGCTCTCGTCTACCCCAGCCTGTCAACCCTGCCACACCCATCCGTGCCGgaacccccatcctcaaccgTGACCCGTCATCGACAGACAGCACAACATACAGCATGAACAGTTCGGTCTTCAGTCGCCTCGAAAGCTCCAAGCATTCACTCGCCGAGACGAGTGCTGCAGGAACCCCAGCCATCGGTACTCCGGCCCTGAATCAGGAGAGAAAGAACTCGCACACCGCAGAGTCATACGAGCATGTTGACCATGGAGGCTCGGAAGGGGACCAAACACTAGAAATGAGGTATGGTCTTGGTATCACTGGTATGGTGCGGAGGGAGAGTGTTAGTACCAGGAGGAATAGCATCCTGGACAGTGCCAGTGTTGCCAGCTCCAATATTGCTGCTACCGCGAGCATGGGTAGCCCTCACCCCAGCAGTTCGGCCCTCTCATCGCCGCGGGCGGCGCACGCGCATCTTGACGGCCACAGGTCTTCAATGTTCAAGGTGCCTTCGATGCGAACACAGCAAAGCTGGGCCGATGTCGCGAGAAAGGAGAGAAGAtag
- a CDS encoding hypothetical protein (EggNog:ENOG503P4VB; COG:S), translating to MPLFFQPARSSRHRIACLALYKALLRTASLVPLPSITDDPSLYIPPAKPTKPTPPPINTIIRNAFRRNKHDVSPRLITSALKNGYNALALLSSAADPLSSPYTQIVDFLRENKKRVESLRDRRERLLDLEPSNTPIPGTVPVVVKVSKEGEPPRYIPNPARPLPRPIEQIPNGIRKPPRLDAAGTVPFLRMQKPQSRVIERIVRIKNRNRAVNTIALSELYREDDERRLRAELEDEWDGKMHQLLPLGKAGGSGGYVRELDEVVGWLGRELNREREDMIARAEAFLEIERVEEEQMKKEDRERVERGEVTEEEVFKMRTSWRRNKKGREAGRYYHEEERKKRGLPVSKKRYLEGVRKGRFTEGSDRAPLPEDVVVEDQKK from the exons ATGCCGTTGTTTTTTCAACCCGCCCGCTCGTCGCGGCATAGGATAGCAT GCCTCGCCCTCTACAaagccctcctccgcaccgcctccctcgtccccctcccctccatcactgACGACCCGTCGCTGTACATCCCCCCAGCGAAACCAACCAAGCCCACACCTCCCCCGATAAATACCATAATCCGCAACGCTTTCAGACGTAACAAGCACGATGTCTCCCCCCGGCTGATCACCTCGGCCCTTAAAAACGGGTACAACGCCCTGGCTCTGCTCTCCTCCGCTGCCGACCCTTTGTCTTCCCCGTATACCCAAATTGTGGACTTTctgagagaaaacaaaaaacggGTGGAATCCCTCCGCGACAGGAGGGAACGTCTCCTTGATCTGGAGCCGAGTAATACCCCGATCCCGGGGACGGTTCCAGTCGTGGTGAAGGTGTCGAAAGAGGGGGAGCCACCTAGATACATCCCCAACCCTGCCCGTCCGTTACCACGACCGATAGAGCAAATTCCAAACGGGATACGGAAACCGCCACGGTTGGACGCCGCGGGGACGGTGCCGTTTCTTAGGATGCAGAAACCGCAATCTAGGGTTATCGAGAGGATTGTGAGGATTAAGAATAGGAACAGGGCTGTTAATACCATTGCGTTGTCTGAGCTTTAccgggaggatgatgagcggaggttgagggctgagttggaggatgagtgggatgggaagatgCACCAGCTGCTTCCGTTGGGGAAGGCGGGCGGGTCGGGGGGGTAtgtgagggagttggatgaggttgttggctggttggggagggagttgaatagggagagggaggatatGATTGCTAGGGCGGAGGCGTTTTTGGAGATTGaacgggtggaggaggagcagatgaaaaaggaggatagggagcgggtggagaggggggaggtgacggaggaggaggtgttcaagatgaggacgagctggaggaggaataagaaggggagggaggcggggaggtactatcatgaggaggagaggaagaagagggggttgcCGGTTAGTAAGAAGAGGtatttggagggggtgaggaaggggaggtttaCGGAGGGGAGTGATAGGGCTCCGCTGCCGGAGGATGTGGTAGTAGAAGACCAGAAGAAGTGA
- the MMS2 gene encoding E2 ubiquitin-conjugating protein mms2 (EggNog:ENOG503P28S; BUSCO:EOG09264UD3; COG:O) produces the protein MAVAQVPRNFKLLAELEKGEKGMGAGACSYGLEDPEDIFMTHWRGTIWGPPHGHHENRIYELKMECGPNYPKEPPVIHFVSQINLPGVSPTDGKVDPNAVAILRDWTRIATELAKNPRPKEDPLSLEAALIAIRKYMDEHKKLPQPPEGSKYAVYK, from the exons atggcGGTAGCTCAGGTTCCCAGGAACTTTAAGCTCCTCgccgagctggagaagggcgAGAAGGGCATGGGCGCGG GTGCTTGCTCATATGGCCTCGAAGACCCCGAAGATATCTTCATGACCCACTGGAGAGGTACCATCTGGGGCCCTCCTCAT GGACACCACGAGAACCGCATCTACGAACTTAAGATGGAGTGCGGCCCAAACTACCCCAAGGAGCCACCCGTCATCCACTTCGTCAGCCAGATCAACCTGCCCGGTGTCAGCCCAACAGACGGCAAGGTCGACCCCAACGCCGTGGCTATTCTCCGCGACTGGACCCGCATTGCTACCGAGTTGGCCAAGAACCCAAGGCCCAAGGAAGACCCTTTGAGTTTGGAGGCTGCTCTTATTGCGATCAGGAA ATATATGGACGAACATAAGAAGCTTCCCCAGCCCCCTGAGGGCTCCAAGTATGCCGTCTACAAATAG